The window GATTCCTACATAAAATAGCctctcaaattagggattggTAGTCCGATTTTCACGCCTAAAATCCGACTTGCAATCGCTTGCAAAATCGTCAATCTAATCTCACactcgagattcgattcgcgatttatttaaaaattggccaactaATCTCATGTGCAAGATATGGTTCACCAATTTGTGGATATCGATCATatcttatctaattttttgtcatgttggttgaatcaattttatttttataaaaggaaaaatccaaaaaatatttgagttaggatttgGTTTATtatagaatatttcttgttatcttgcatatttagaatagggattttatttcgaatttttaaacaaaaaaaagatgcattcatttaggatgttagtttttctttaaatctaaattgcatgtttaattatgtgtcgattttaatttcgaattttataaaaaaatcatcatccatatgtcatatagaattatggcattctttgcacgtcaccgcatgttaggattgcatttttattaataatttctctgagatagattgcatgtttttttagaagaatagaaaaatcatgtgcaattcatatagaattaggttcatgaaaatgcatgtcatttaatgattgttgttaggtttatttaattagaaattgccgtcattagaattaagttattaggttaatttagattgcacatttaattattgcatttcttcaaaaattattttacttatgtcatatagtttaggtcatattgctatgtcatatcattccatgttagattagtagcatgcattgcataatgcatgattctaattaaataagtaaaaagaaaattgagttactgcatgttaattagaaattatatctaggactatcgatgtgaattttgatctaatattatagatgctttcgttgctatgaggtaagtcctacaatttattcactactttatctgggtgttaaattgatggtttgtcCACCTGTATGATCGATTTACATGTTAGGAAGGTAAACTAAAATCAATTCGAGTTGCttgctaaacattttttttaaaataaaagagaaaggtactgaaagggcgttaAAAAATCTAACATAATCAAGTTCTAGAACTCACAAGTCTCTAGTTCacagaagtaaagtaaatctcccgttactttacttagatttctaatcgacccaccaaaaataaattagtggcgattcctgattgaaaatcatttgcatgttaagaatttgaacctaagtcgtgaattggtatgggatTAGGAGAGTTCAAGCTAAGTttgacttagtaatccattagcctaattttaggtggtgcactcAAAATTTAAGTCGTGATATTAGATCTAAGCCTTGTTTGGTGCGGGAATTGCCTAAGGCCGCAAGGTCCTAAGTCGATATTGAGGCGTGTCGATCTTATGTCTTGATTGGTACGGGATTGCCTAAATCCACGAGATTTTGGTAAGGCACCAAGCATGCCAATTTCTAAGAATCCTCAATGGGGGCGTGTCTTCAATTACTTTCCAAGAATCctcttatgaatttttttttccatattctatttttcttgcatttctaGCATCCAAAAAAACACGTTACTGGGGTGTGTCTTTTAATTGCTTTCAAAGAATTCtcttatgaatttttctttccatattaCATTTTCTTGCATTTCTAGCATCCAGAAAAAACATCTTATTGGGGGCGTGTCTTTTAATTACTTCCCAAGAATTCTCTTATGTTTTTTCCTTccatatttcattttcttacaTTCCTATTATCTAGAAAAAAAGCACATTATTGGGTCTTTTATTTACTTTCCAAGAATTCTCTTATGAAATTTTCTtcccattttacatttttttttttttgcattcctAGCATCCAGAAAAAAGCACCTTATTAGGGCATGTCTTTTAATTACTTTCCAAGAATTCtcttatgaatttttctttcgaTATTACAATTTTCTTGCATTTCTAGCATACAAAAAAACACCTTATTGGGGTGTCTTTTAATTACTTTCCATGAATTctcttatgaaaattttctttgcatattaaaattttctttcattcctAGTATCCAGAGAAACACCTTACTAGGGTgtctttaattattttccaaaaattctcttatgaatttttctttccatattaCATTTTTACTTGGAAACCTAGAATCTAGAAAATCACCTTATTTAAGACATGTCTTTAAATTACCTTCCAAGAATTCtctaatgaaattttctttacaTATTACATTCTTCTTGCCTTCCTAAGAGAATCCATGCCCTATATATAATGCCGCATGAGCTCACAATCCCTACCCATCAAAAATTTCCACCACTTTCACATCTCAGTTTTCCCGagagaaaaacataaaatatattatgtCCTTTACATATTCTTCAGGAAAATGTATACGCGCCTCTCCCATCCTGACGACAAAAAGGGAGCGAAGCTCACTGTCGAGGAGTTGGAATCTATCTCTAGTTCCTTCGATGAGTCCATCTTCTCTTCCCTCTGTGGCCTGAGCCCCGCCTCTGCCAGCTTGCCCTGGCTCTTCTCTGCTGTCAACGTGCTCACCACCGCTCACTCCGCCGTGAGATCCTTGATCTACGAGCTGAAGTCGGATGGTGGCGACAGCCTCTTATCATGGTATCTAGACAATAGCCTCAATGTCTTGGATGTCTGTAACTGCATGTCCTTTAAGATTGAGCGACTGTGTCTCCACCACCTGGAcaggaggatgatgatgaaccTCCTTGGCTCAGGGGGCAACCCCTCTAAGGAGGACATTCAACAAGCAAGGGATTTACTCGCAGACTTGGAACGCAAGGACATGGCCGACATCGAGGAGCTGATTAGAGACTTGGCCACAAGCATTGTAACGTCGGCTATGCGAAGGAAGGACTTGCCGATCGACAGGGTCGTTCTCCGTGCGGTCCAAGCTGTCAATTTCTTGACGGCATTCATTACCGGAGTCATATATTCGGCCCTGTGCTCCTCCTCTAGGGCGATTGCCTGCATATACGTCCCAGAGGAGTTCCCTTGGGGCGACTCTATCCGTGCAATCGAGTCGACAATTGTTGTGGAGTCGAGACATGGCAAGGAAACGGACAAGAAGACATGGGTCTTGGAAGAGCTTAATGATGTGGAGGCACGTGGGAGGCATGTGTTGGAGGCGATTGACGAGGTGGTGGCATTAGGAGGCGATGGAGAGGTCGTGGGGAGACTAAGGGAGGCAGCGGTTGGGCTGGAGAAGGCCACTGAGCAACTATTGAAGGGGTTATGCCATCTAAGGGATGGGGTGGATGAGCTGTTCCTGACAGTGACAAGGATACGGAAGGAGATGGTAAACGAGTTTAGGTGAGTCGAGTTTTTTTCTTGTGGAAAGGATCgttgcaaaaaaattaatcaacgAGAAGCCATTAAAGCCCTATAAGAAAGACATtgcccaaacaaaaatattccATGGgagatggaataaaaatagataaaaaaaatttatatccacagtataaaaattatttttcttaaatgacaaacttcttaaattaataaaattaaaataaaacttaaatAAGATTAGTATTTGAGTTCTTATATAAAATAATACAATTCGGAATAACAAAAATTTCAGTAATTTTTGGTTATATTTATTCCTATTTTCAACtctatatttgattttttatcctCTATATAttctatatatttatatttattacatattttaggcaTATTAGCAAGTTCTATTATTTAATTACATTTCAATTAAGGAatgatggtaaaaaaaataaaagaaataaaaagagaagcaaaaaaaaaaaaaagctagatAAAATGACGATGAAAGAGAGCCAAAGcactataattttttgaattttggaggtggatgattttgttttctctctcttactagATTTGGTATTTGTTGTCTAATCTATCTCATCAGTATTGTCGTTGCCCATTCACGTTTCTTGTCATAGTCGAACCTGTGGCTTTCTCCTTTGCCATTTAAGATTTTTGTCATATAATATCTTGGATTTATTGATGGAATTATTTCTGTTTGCATATTCCTAGTTTCTTTAGTAGTGAATCATGTAGATTCTTACCATCCATCTTTGTGCATTTTCATGTTCATTATGACATTCATACCAAACAACGATCATGATAGGATGTTTTCATATCCAACTTTATTACCACGATTTAATAAACAATAGATATTATATAGTGAATTcgtaattttcatattttcttttatctggTCCTATTATGACTAGAATTTATATGACCTAACGTGACCTTAATGGTGGAATTCTTGACCACTAAAGGTTTGACAAGTCACTAGTCCTTGCAAATGATTGACTAGCCAATTAGAGAACTATATggtattttctcttctttttcaatgatGGATCCAAATCCACCAATAAGAACTGAAGATTTCGAagttctctctcttgctctaaCCGACGCCTACTCTCCCTTCACTTCCACTCTCACTTTCGTACGCCACTTTTATATTTTCCCCTTACAATCTCTCTACAAAATCCTATCTAATCTCCCTCTCCAAGTCCAATTTAACAACCACCGCTTCCAGCCAATACTGGCGTCCTACAGCCCCTCCGGCGGCCTCCAACTCTCCTTCGGCATTCATTGTCTCCTCCGGTGTTTCCATGATTTAATCATGCCTCTTGTTCATCACTAATCACCTATTTTCCACGATCTCCATTCGCTTTTAGCTAGCTTTCCTCCAATTGCAGCGATTCCTTCAAGTTTAAGGTCTGTTCTTTCATCTATTTTTGATCTCATGCGAATGGCCAAGGATTCCAACTTGATTCATGGTATAAATTGAAGTTGAACTTTAATCTATGCACCAAACATCTCGGATTGGACTTGATGAACAATTGAACATGATtcttgaattgatttgatttaataaGAATTGTGATGTTAAAAAATTGCATTAACTTAGTCATGGCCGAAAGACCTCTATCCATGAAATTGATCTGATCTTAGATGTTTATGATGAACTTCCTATAAATGTTGTGTGATACTCAATGTGTCTCAAGCCATGCCTCGATCATGCCTCGTAGGTATTAGAAATTTGTAGAATCTTGCTGGAAATTCATTGAAGCTTGCTGGAAATTCGATTAGGCTTGATAGAAATTGATTGACAATACTAGAACTTTATTGAATTCGGTTTGATCATTCTTAGAAATCGCTGGAAATGTAAATTGCATGTGGGCCGTGAGTCTATTTTAGATTTGATATCAATATGAGCTTAATTGGATGAGGAATTGATGATTCAAACACGTATGTTGATGTGAAGTTTTGCAATTTGATCGTACCTTTGTCCATAATTGCTTAATGTTGTCAACTGTTGTAAAATGGGTGTTGAATTGAGATGATTAAGCTTGATTTAAAAGTAGATTAGTCGAATCTTGAGCTTAGGATACTCAATATCTGACAAAATGCTCGACGGAATTTTATTGAGTCGGAGTCCAGAGAGCATGCTGTTCTAATGAGAAAAATTCAATTAGTAAATGACTTGATAAGAGAAAATCATCAACCAATGAAATGTAGAGGACATTCAGGGCTTTAATTTGATGGGTTGCGGTTCAAAATGATTAGATAGGTGTAACATCTCCTTCATGTCCATTCAAGTTAGCTACGGTCCGTGTTAATTAGCCTCTGTAGGATTAGGCTagatttaaatttggaaaatcaAGCTCATGGAGGATGATTATATCCCGGGGTTTAAAACAAAGCCATGAACATTCTTTACCTAATTTGTATCGGGTTTACTTTCTTGCATTTCATTTCAcattcctttattatttttctcttgatGTGTGTTGTTAACTTCTCAATTGTTTAGTGCTTTGATATTATTCGATGTTATTTGAGGAGTCGATCACACCTCCAAGTCACTCTCAATCAAACAACCAAGCGCGGACACATAGTGGAAGATAACAAAGGATTCATAACTTGAAAGATCGCACGACTTTGTACACAAATAAAATGAGTTTAGGTATTGAAAGGCGAAAGGGGGCTAATTAAATAATTAGCATAAATAAATccctaaattaaaaaatctctggttcataggaATTGGTGTGTCCTCCTGTATTACATTTGGCTTTTAGCCCAgccctaataggctagtggtgacttcAAATAGGATAATACTTAATGATTTAAATCAACAGATCCCAACATTGTATTAGTTAAGGGTTTAGGAAAATTGGAATCAAACGAGAGCAAGCAACTTGAGTTTGAGGATTGTTCATCCCCACTCTACATTGCTTTTAAATCAcattgacacctaaaattttgttgACCAGTTGGGCGTCCATCccttttgcaaaaattaaaatatatataaaaaggtaaaaagcaACGAAAAAAATatagtaagaaaaaaataataataaaacaaaatcgGGTGGACCTTCACCGCCTAGCCCGAGTTTCTTTTAGTCATACTTTTCAGCCTCCTAAGCCCATCCATCTATTGGCCTAGCTCCTAATTTCCTTTTCGGCTCaatttccatgattttttttagcCCATGACCTGAACCCAAGTGAGTAAACAAATAAAGAAGCCCAGCCCATGGTCCCTTTTCCTTCTCTAGCGTAAGCTCGCGTCTATGAGAGTGAGGAGCACGAGCGGCGACTGAGCGAGAGCAGTGAGGCTGCTCGTGAGAAACGGTAGGTGACCAAAGCAAAAGCTGGAGGTTCAAGAAGAAGCTGAGCTGGAGAGGGGCTAACGAAATTGGTTTTGGAAAGTCGCGCACGAGAACAGGGGAGGGGTCGTAACAGAGTAGGATTCTGTCTTTGGAGCTCAGTCGGCCATGGGGAGCTTCTAGAGGTCGGTTTGctgaaagggagagagagaggaaagaacaGAAAGAGGGGCTGCGCTAGGTGTgagctatgtagcaccgacacagACACGCGACAcgcaacacgacacgacacgacacgacacgacatgccgacacgtcatttattaaaaatagataatttcgacacgttccgacacgttatatattaaatatattttatatataaacacataaataaataataataaaaatagcctagaattaatttacacgaaatttttaaataatatcattcattattttaatttgttacaataatacacaaaacttagaggaaaaaaaaaccttatttaaagaaaaatgatgaaatgatatttttaaattcatttatttatcatatatagcatttttattacttctttgatagtaaaagactttaaaaaataaagaaaattctaaaaaaacaaaactgaaaaaaaatatattgaccctatgcatgtatatttatagcaatttgaTTACTTCTTTGATTACTTCTTTtgtgcatatttatattttgaccccttaattattagaaatttttaaaactgaCCCCATGTGTGTTGGAatcacgtgtcggaattctggcTCGCGTGTCGGAGTGTGTCGAAGAGAGTTGatcacgtgtcggatttttcgacactcgttgatcACGTGTTGGAGCATGTTGGGACGTGTCGGAgtgtgtcggacacgtgtcggagtgtcagACACAACAtgaaggcttccggagagtgtccgtgctacttAGGGTGTGAGCAAGTCAGCTtgttgagaaaaagagaaaatcaaagggagagaaagagaggagaggctCTGGGAAGCTTTCTTGAAGCGATCTTAGACGTTCCCCGTGCCGATTGGTGGTGTCGCTACCATTATCATCTTTGTTGGGAAAAATGGATTCCCTAAAACGGATTCGATactcaatcgaacccctaaaacgaatgcagaAGACGAGCCCAGGAGTTACATATATCACTGATCAAAGTTACActacggaatcgagcgtaccttatttttcacagattaaacaccaatgttaAAGTTCGAGGGATAATTCTGATCCCGTTCTACCGAGGTGCATACTGTTGCTTCAAGGGGAGAAAGTGTTATTTGAGAGCATATTGTTCCTTTTtcagagggagggagagagcgtCTACTGAACATATGTACACCAAAAAGTAcgttcattttctttctttcccttaaaGCGTTTCCTCCAAAGAACGCAACCCCTCAATGTAACACCTCTTCCAAAAGACCAAACCCTCAAAGGCACCCCTTCATATTTCAACCCTTCATTCATGGGCCTTTAACCTACAGGTTAGGttcttaggcccaacatgggcgaacGGGCCTATTTAGGCCTATCAACACATAGAAAATACCCATCAGTCTTCAAAGAGTGCTGGATTCGTTTATCTCCTCCAAGATATTGTCCATTCGATGCTATCTGTAGCCGCTGACCTCAGCTTCAAAGAACCCCGGACGTGCCCTATTTTTGCATTGCTTTGTAACGAAGCACTTCAAATCCGAAGATTCAAATTTGGTGGAACGTCTAACATCGAAGGATCTCGTTGATCAGCGACCATTGAAGCTTCTGCAGTGGGCATAATCAACACTTGGGGCCTCACTTTTGGCATACTAATTAGGCAAGCTTCTTTCTGTTCTGCCAAGTTTTTTCTGAAGCTTCGAAGGCTAAATTTAATTCATGAGTTTGTAAGAACATCACTTGAGATTGAAACTGCTATATGATGATATGCGCCGGTTTTGAAGTCGAAATCCCTCAGTGAATAGAAGTTCTATCTTTTCCGACAAAAAAGACTAGAAAAATTGCATTAGATTCGTATCCGAAGCCTGTATTCACGATCCGAACCACCTGTTCGATGTTTGTTCAATGGATGAATTGCGCgtagttttttttatataatccaTCGTACGACAGCGTTTAGATCTAGACCAATTTATGTTTATTCTCCCGATCGCTGAGTTGAATCTGACTACGTGCTTCTTTTGTCCTTTCGTTTATGTCGCGCTCTTGCGATTCATTGTGCCGGTGATCCATGGATATATGAATTTGGGGGTGTTTTTTTCAACCTATGTCGACAGTGATGGCGTGGCTTGAGGCCACCGATTCAATTCATGCTTCCTTGTTTAGTATGCTATTTGTGCGATTTCTTGAGCTCATGATTTCTTTGATGGAATGATTCGGTCTTGGTTGGAGGTGTGGCCGACGGGAGAAAGCCTTTGGCGATGGCCGGTGAGGTTGGCCATCTGACATGAAGGGTGTCAAGGTGGTGATTCAACATCCGTCCGAGACTCCGAAGATTGTTTAGAAAAGTTGGGTAAGTTCCGGTTTCACTTGGTTTTTAGTAGACCTAAATAGGCTTAGTGATGACTTTTTATGTAGAAATTCATGCATGATTAATTGAATGAAAGGATGTTCAATGTCACTCAGGTATAAGTTTAGGAGAACCCGAGTCTACTGAAGGCTGTTGacccaaatttcaattttctctcCCCTATCAAAGGGTAGGTTATGACAAACCCGCTCCCCCTTTGCAATAAGGGTTAAGGCAAAATACAACAGACAATCCAAGAATTTAAAGTTAGCATGGGGTtactctaaaaaatatttgaaaaacatAACTAttaatgggaaaaagaaagtgTCACGCAAGAGTGGCTTATGCTTTTGCCACAATAAAATGGATAATTGTGGTGAGTGGAAGATTAAATTGGTTATAAGCAATATATTTAGCCAATAAGCACACAAGAAACAAATCAGAATCCACCGCAATGCATACGACGATCAAAATGGTAACTAAGATGCTACtgataaaatttagaataaagtAACCTTAGAGAAGTTCATTTGACAACTCGACAAAATTTAAGTAGTGACTAACCTATTGAGCTAAAATACAACCTAGAAAGGAGGATTGAATAAGTTGAGTGGAGACAGTAATAAATTTTCATGGAATAACATGACAATCAGCAAAACACAGATTGGGAAGTATGTAAATCAGTGTGCGTGACAATAGTGTACTAAGAGTACATATAATGAATACGGAAAGTAAATCTTGTGGAAGATTTATAATAATTCAACTTTATATTTGAGCCTTCATCCACTCTATAGCTAACAGTCTAACAACGGTTGGATTCCACTAATACTCAACAATGGAAGTTACAATTGACAACTATTATTCCTTCCACAAGATAGATCGTAGCATTAGGACATTATCACTATATTTACATTTGTGCACTTGATTATCTACTATTACACAAGCAAGCTTTACATAGAGATACATAGAGGATTATCTAGTCGTCAGAGACCTTTAAGGAGGTACAAGTAACTGTTTGAGAGTCGTCGAAGGCCTATGCTAAATTCAGGATTGCTAATTTAGCCGCTTTCCCTAATTTTCGCAAGTTTTCTAAAATAATGTTTGATACTCCTGTCCGATCACCCAAGAACAGAAACCCGTCAACTGTTTCTCAAATATCTTAGTCGATTTTTTAGCTGTGGAACCTAGTACTTGTAATGGCTCTTTTCTATACCATCAATGATTATCTTCAGACATGTATCTCACCATCATCAGTATTAACTCCTCAGTAGCACGATCCAAAATTCATCACTGGCAGGTGCAGATTGTGAGCGAGTTATATGACAATCTTTAGTGTCGATACCAATGAATGGGGTGACGATAGGATTAATGATCTTCTCATTTGTACTAGTAACCAAAGACTT of the Eucalyptus grandis isolate ANBG69807.140 chromosome 10, ASM1654582v1, whole genome shotgun sequence genome contains:
- the LOC120288767 gene encoding UPF0496 protein 4-like; the encoded protein is MYTRLSHPDDKKGAKLTVEELESISSSFDESIFSSLCGLSPASASLPWLFSAVNVLTTAHSAVRSLIYELKSDGGDSLLSWYLDNSLNVLDVCNCMSFKIERLCLHHLDRRMMMNLLGSGGNPSKEDIQQARDLLADLERKDMADIEELIRDLATSIVTSAMRRKDLPIDRVVLRAVQAVNFLTAFITGVIYSALCSSSRAIACIYVPEEFPWGDSIRAIESTIVVESRHGKETDKKTWVLEELNDVEARGRHVLEAIDEVVALGGDGEVVGRLREAAVGLEKATEQLLKGLCHLRDGVDELFLTVTRIRKEMVNEFR